Proteins encoded in a region of the Deltaproteobacteria bacterium RIFCSPHIGHO2_02_FULL_44_16 genome:
- a CDS encoding acetyl-CoA acetyltransferase (Catalyzes the synthesis of acetoacetyl coenzyme A from two molecules of acetyl coenzyme A. It can also act as a thiolase, catalyzing the reverse reaction and generating two-carbon units from the four-carbon product of fatty acid oxidation), producing the protein MDDAVIVAAVRSPMGRASKGQFIHTRIDDLGAQLIKGLLSRVPTFQPDLLEDVIIGCAMPEGEQGLNVARNISFLAGLPLHLGGMTINRFCASSLTAIAEAAQAIESGNGDAFIVGGVESMTHVPMGGFNPSLNEKLMRQGAPQAYIAMGATAENLARDYHVTREEQDRFALASHRKAVSAQQQGKFEEEIVPIESKNEKGEIHIATTDEGPRSDTSLEILSKLKPSFDKAGTVTAGNSSPLTDGGAMALVLSKKLAKKLKLQPLARVRSYAIAGVPPENMGIGPVLAVPKALKRAKMRLSDIDLIEINEAFASQTLAVMKELQIDEKKLNIHGGAIALGHPLGASGARMTATFLSAMKDRDVETGLITMCVGGGQGAAMVLERV; encoded by the coding sequence ATGGATGATGCTGTCATTGTTGCTGCTGTACGCAGTCCTATGGGGAGAGCCTCTAAAGGTCAATTCATCCATACACGTATCGATGATCTCGGTGCCCAATTGATCAAAGGACTTCTCTCTCGCGTTCCCACTTTTCAGCCCGACCTTCTCGAAGATGTGATCATTGGTTGTGCTATGCCTGAAGGAGAACAAGGACTCAATGTTGCGCGTAATATCTCTTTTCTTGCCGGTCTTCCGCTTCATCTGGGAGGAATGACGATCAATCGCTTTTGTGCTTCATCGCTCACGGCCATTGCTGAAGCTGCCCAAGCGATCGAGTCTGGAAACGGAGATGCTTTTATTGTTGGCGGTGTAGAGTCGATGACCCATGTGCCGATGGGAGGATTTAATCCAAGCTTAAACGAAAAGCTCATGCGTCAGGGGGCTCCGCAGGCGTATATCGCGATGGGTGCAACGGCCGAAAATCTCGCGCGCGATTATCATGTGACGCGCGAAGAACAAGATCGCTTTGCTCTCGCAAGTCATCGCAAAGCAGTTTCAGCTCAGCAACAGGGGAAGTTTGAAGAAGAGATCGTACCGATCGAATCCAAAAATGAAAAAGGAGAAATTCATATTGCGACGACCGATGAAGGACCGCGGAGCGATACGTCTCTTGAAATTCTTTCGAAACTCAAACCGTCATTTGATAAAGCGGGAACGGTGACGGCTGGCAATTCTTCTCCTCTTACTGATGGAGGAGCTATGGCGCTTGTTCTCTCCAAAAAACTTGCTAAAAAATTAAAACTTCAACCGCTTGCCCGCGTTCGTTCCTATGCCATTGCGGGTGTTCCACCAGAAAATATGGGGATTGGTCCGGTGCTTGCGGTTCCGAAAGCACTGAAGCGCGCAAAAATGAGATTGTCTGATATTGATCTCATTGAAATCAACGAAGCGTTTGCATCGCAGACGCTTGCGGTGATGAAAGAGTTACAGATCGATGAGAAAAAACTCAATATTCATGGTGGCGCGATCGCTTTGGGACATCCTCTCGGAGCAAGTGGTGCGCGTATGACCGCCACGTTTCTTTCTGCAATGAAAGATCGTGATGTCGAAACTGGACTCATCACGATGTGCGTCGGTGGCGGTCAGGGCGCTGCTATGGTGCTTGAGAGGGTATGA